In Penaeus monodon isolate SGIC_2016 chromosome 7, NSTDA_Pmon_1, whole genome shotgun sequence, the following are encoded in one genomic region:
- the LOC119575523 gene encoding extensin-like, with protein sequence MPFNAICRLWNKLPSEIKTSSTPGKFRRSTAELMHFDLNSTDERVSPIPVRPPPADSRPPSTSRFPSALHHPIPVRPPPADSHPPSTSRFPSALHQPIPVRPPPADSRPPSTSRFPPSLHQPIPVRPPPADSRPPSTSPFPSSLHQPIPVRPPPSDSRPPSTSRFPSALHQPIPVRPPPADSRPPSTSRFPSALHQPIPVRPPPADSRPPSTSRFPSSLHQPIPTLHSPFPSAPSTSRFPSALHQPIPVRPPPADSRPPSTSRFPSALHQPIPVASPADSPPPSTSRFPSALHQPSALHQPIPVRLPPADSRPPSTSRFPSALHQPIPVLPPPAHSRPPSTSPFPPPSTSRFPSAPPADSRPPSTSRFPAALHQPIPVRPPPADSRPPATSRFPKDGFAAPPLPRLRSSASASKAAQATPTPGSCRRSRAPGLQHAIRPTSCPLHLCNYIIMPQKVEWNIKFSFIDMIMETDAKIRSTVLLHQNSYMIKDTRRLSV encoded by the exons ATGCCTTTTAATgctatttgtaggctttggaataAATTACCTTCAGAGATTAAAACTTCTTCGACTCCAGGTAAATTTAGAAG AAGTACTGCGGAGCTGATGCATTTTGACCTGAATTCCACTGATGAGCGTGTTTCT CCGATTCCCGTCCGCCCTCCACCAGCCGATTCCCGTCCGCCCTCCACCAGCCGATTCCCGTCCGCCCTCCACCACCCGATTCCCGTCCGCCCTCCACCAGCCgattcccaccctccctccaccagcCGATTCCCGTCCGCCCTCCACCAGCCGATTCCCGTCCGCCCTCCACCAGCCGATTCCCGTCCGCCCTCCACCAGCCgattcccaccctccctccaccagcCCATTCCCGTCCGCCCTCCACCAGCCGATTCCCGTCCGCCCTCCACCAGCccattcccatcctccctccaccaGCCGATTCCTGTCCGCCCTCCACCATCCGATTCCCGTCCGCCCTCCACCAGCCGATTCCCGTCCGCCCTCCACCAGCCGATTCCCGTCCGCCCTCCACCAGCCGATTCCCGTCCGCCCTCCACCAGCCGATTCCCGTCCGCCCTCCACCAGCCGATTCCCGTCCGCCCTCCACCAGCCGATTCCCGTCCGCCCTCCACCAGCCGATTCCCGTCCTCCCTCCACCAGCCGATTCCCACCCTCCACAGCCCATTCCCGTCCGCCCCCTCCACCAGCCGATTCCCGTCCGCCCTCCACCAGCCGATTCCCGTCCGCCCTCCACCAGCCGATTCCCGTCCTCCCTCCACCAGCCGATTCCCGTCCGCCCTCCACCAGCCCATTCCCGTCGCCTCCCCAGCCGAttcccctccgccctccaccAGCCGATTCCCGTCCGCCCTCCACCAGCCGTCCGCCCTCCACCAGCCCATTCCCGTCCGCCTTCCACCAGCCGATTCCCGCCCGCCCTCCACCAGCCGATTCCCGTCCGCCCTCCACCAGCCGATTCCCGTCCTCCCCCCACCAGCCCATTCCCGTCCTCCCTCCACCAGCCCATTCCCGCCGCCCTCCACCAGCCGATTCCCGTCCGCCCCACCAGCCGATTCCCGTCCGCCCTCCACCAGCCGATTCCCGGCCGCCCTCCACCAGCCGATTCCCGTCCGCCCTCCACCAGCCGATTCCCGTCCGCCGGCCACCAGCCGATTCCCGAAAGACGGCTTCGCGGCGCCTCCTCTCCCCCGGCTTCGCTCCTCCGCCTCGGCCTCGAAAGCGGCTCAGGCGACGCCGACTCCCGGGAGCTGCAGGCGGAGCCGCGCGCCGGGGCTGCAACATGCAATTAGGCCAACTTCTTGCCCGCTGCACCTCTGCAATTATAT TATCATGCCGCAGAAAGTTGAATGGAATATCAAGTTTTCgtttattgatatgataatggaAACTGATGCTAAAATCAGGAGCACAGTTTTATTACATCAAAATTCATATATGATCAaa GATACCCGCAGATTGTCTGTGTAG